One stretch of Rosistilla oblonga DNA includes these proteins:
- a CDS encoding efflux RND transporter periplasmic adaptor subunit → MSDPATQPPTEPSRFQPLAKGGPIVFVIALMGLGWFAVHQINAGGSESDQQEAATDDVVAADTLTLPEGKLKAAGFETVPAQSRSLQNYHTIPGRIGYDETKHIEVKAPLDAIVTELRVTPGQAVQGGQLLAILRSPEIGQARAEILKRRAQHQIAQQVLERETTVAKNLLRLSSMLDQDRSVDAIDDSLADLALGSYRQEIMTAYANLQLSAELLDNISPLANSGAVTGRAIRERRAERQLAEAAFRTARDQATFAAEQARLNAEADLAEADRQLSLAYQAVETLLGYKQDPQSVALDNESSLSRLEVRAPFAGTIESRSFANNERVSRGDSLVVLANTDTLYVSANIRESDWSAVGIQPGTIVSVTVPALDDRRFEARIHYVGRQVQTDTNSVPLIATIDNREGLLRPGMFVRVTVPIGEARQTLSVKPESVVQHENQEFVFVDMNGGTFQRVNVSTGRAAEDWVEVTEGLSDGQLIVTHGAFLLKSELLLQGEAD, encoded by the coding sequence ATGTCCGACCCTGCAACGCAACCGCCAACCGAGCCCAGCCGTTTCCAGCCCCTCGCCAAAGGGGGGCCGATCGTATTTGTGATCGCTTTGATGGGCTTGGGTTGGTTTGCAGTTCATCAGATCAACGCTGGCGGATCCGAATCCGATCAGCAAGAAGCGGCGACCGACGACGTTGTGGCTGCCGATACGCTGACGCTGCCCGAGGGGAAGTTGAAAGCTGCCGGGTTCGAAACGGTCCCCGCTCAATCGCGTTCGCTGCAGAACTATCACACGATCCCTGGCCGGATCGGATACGACGAAACCAAACATATCGAAGTCAAAGCGCCGCTGGATGCCATCGTCACCGAACTGCGGGTCACGCCAGGCCAGGCGGTGCAGGGCGGCCAGTTGCTGGCGATCTTGCGGAGCCCCGAGATCGGGCAAGCGCGAGCGGAGATTCTGAAGCGGCGGGCACAACACCAGATTGCTCAGCAAGTGCTGGAGCGCGAGACGACGGTCGCGAAAAATCTGCTGCGTCTGTCGTCGATGCTCGATCAAGATCGATCGGTCGACGCGATCGATGATTCGCTGGCCGATCTCGCGTTGGGCAGCTATCGCCAGGAGATCATGACCGCCTACGCAAATCTTCAATTGTCGGCGGAACTGCTCGACAACATCTCACCATTGGCCAATTCGGGAGCGGTCACCGGGCGTGCGATTCGCGAGCGACGCGCCGAGCGTCAGCTGGCCGAAGCCGCCTTTCGCACCGCTCGCGATCAAGCGACCTTTGCCGCGGAACAGGCGCGGCTGAACGCCGAAGCCGACTTGGCCGAAGCCGACCGCCAACTTAGCTTGGCCTACCAAGCTGTCGAGACGCTGTTGGGATACAAACAGGATCCACAATCGGTGGCGTTGGATAACGAATCGTCGCTATCGCGATTGGAAGTCCGAGCTCCGTTTGCCGGAACGATCGAATCCCGCAGCTTTGCGAACAACGAACGCGTCTCGCGAGGCGACTCGCTGGTCGTCCTAGCGAACACCGATACGCTGTACGTTTCAGCGAACATCCGCGAGAGCGATTGGTCGGCGGTTGGCATCCAACCGGGAACCATCGTTTCGGTAACCGTCCCCGCACTCGACGACCGCCGCTTCGAAGCTCGCATTCACTATGTCGGCCGCCAAGTCCAAACCGACACCAACTCAGTCCCTCTGATCGCCACGATCGACAACCGCGAGGGCCTGCTGCGGCCGGGCATGTTCGTTCGCGTCACCGTGCCGATCGGCGAAGCTCGCCAAACGCTGTCGGTGAAACCCGAATCGGTCGTTCAACACGAGAACCAAGAGTTTGTGTTTGTCGACATGAACGGAGGCACGTTCCAACGCGTCAACGTATCGACCGGGCGAGCCGCCGAGGACTGGGTCGAAGTTACCGAGGGCCTCTCCGATGGCCAGCTGATCGTGACTCACGGTGCCTTCCTGCTGAAGTCGGAATTGTTGCTGCAAGGCGAAGCCGACTGA
- a CDS encoding MFS transporter has product MKSNLVKRGFLSLLAAQFLGAMNDNVLKMLLTFMVIDGAWAGMLGDGGQGIVGICFTIPFILLSGYGGQIADRYSKREVTLWVKIAEVPIALIAMVGFYLGNLWITLLALVALTCQSSFFGPAKYGMIPELVDDTDLSRANGTINMMTNVAVIVGTLLGGVVADRYSPQDASLTPIQWLPGAALLVIAILGLISAVFMPRLEPGDRSMKFDWNPFTTYVSSIQEMAQSRFLMVMLAWGYFYLLAGLALLILPEYTVVLGIDRTEASVLLGVMGVAIGVGCAVAGLISGHQINPKLVPIGAAGLVFFFLLLAFVTPTLPDMGPMVRVALSNTAGFVFGAGFFAGFYIIPLQSLLQKLSPDNERGRFLGTANAVSFTFLTVASLMYWAIRPLFGDQPQRIFAVCAAMMAAGGAFFLWRLRGTGILIGSKSTDVESTSAVAESAE; this is encoded by the coding sequence TTGAAGAGCAATCTGGTAAAACGCGGCTTCTTGAGCCTGCTGGCGGCCCAATTTTTAGGTGCCATGAACGACAACGTCTTGAAGATGTTGTTGACGTTTATGGTCATCGACGGCGCCTGGGCGGGAATGCTGGGAGACGGCGGCCAGGGAATCGTCGGTATCTGCTTTACGATTCCCTTCATTCTTCTGTCGGGATATGGCGGCCAAATCGCCGATCGCTATTCGAAGCGTGAAGTCACGCTGTGGGTCAAGATCGCCGAGGTCCCGATCGCGCTGATCGCGATGGTCGGCTTCTATCTGGGCAACCTTTGGATCACTCTGCTGGCGTTGGTCGCGCTGACCTGCCAGAGCTCATTTTTTGGGCCAGCCAAATATGGCATGATCCCCGAACTTGTCGACGACACCGACCTCAGCCGCGCCAACGGCACGATCAACATGATGACCAATGTCGCTGTGATCGTCGGCACGCTGCTGGGCGGCGTTGTGGCCGATCGCTACAGCCCACAAGATGCATCACTGACGCCGATCCAGTGGCTGCCCGGTGCTGCTCTGCTGGTGATCGCGATCTTGGGACTGATCTCCGCGGTCTTCATGCCGCGGTTGGAACCGGGCGATCGATCGATGAAGTTCGACTGGAACCCCTTCACCACGTACGTCAGTTCGATCCAAGAGATGGCTCAGTCGCGTTTCCTGATGGTGATGTTGGCCTGGGGCTACTTCTATCTGCTGGCCGGACTGGCGCTGTTGATCCTGCCCGAATATACGGTTGTGCTGGGGATCGATCGGACCGAAGCGAGCGTCCTGCTGGGCGTGATGGGAGTTGCGATCGGCGTCGGATGCGCCGTTGCCGGACTGATCTCCGGCCACCAGATCAATCCAAAACTGGTCCCGATCGGCGCCGCCGGTCTGGTCTTCTTCTTCCTCCTATTGGCCTTCGTGACGCCAACGCTTCCCGACATGGGGCCGATGGTCCGCGTCGCGCTCAGCAACACCGCTGGCTTTGTTTTTGGAGCCGGCTTCTTTGCTGGTTTCTACATCATCCCGCTGCAGTCCTTGTTGCAGAAACTCTCCCCCGACAATGAGCGTGGTCGATTCCTGGGAACCGCCAACGCCGTCTCGTTCACTTTCCTGACCGTCGCGTCGTTGATGTACTGGGCGATCCGGCCGCTGTTCGGCGACCAACCGCAGCGGATCTTTGCCGTCTGCGCAGCGATGATGGCCGCCGGCGGCGCCTTCTTCCTGTGGCGACTGCGAGGCACCGGAATCCTGATCGGCAGCAAGTCGACCGACGTCGAATCAACTTCGGCCGTGGCGGAATCCGCCGAATAG
- the thiC gene encoding phosphomethylpyrimidine synthase ThiC → MKETQILAARAGETTPEMEFVAKREDLAVDLVRDEVAAGRMVIPANKVHVAGRLEPMAIGIASKCKINANIGNSAVTSNEGEELEKLHYAVHHGADTVMDLSTGKNIDQIRKSIIDASPVPIGTVPIYQMLEELGGNIEDMRAQHFLDMVEHQAKQGVDYMTIHCGVLLEHLHLTVNRVTGIVSRGGSLIAKWMMVHNKQNPLYEAFDDLCDIMRQYDVTWSLGDGLRPGSIADASDAAQFAELEVLGELTKRGQDRGTQVMVEGPGHIPMHEIEMNMKKQAELCNGAPFYVLGPLVTDIAPGYDHITSAIGAALAGWHGAAMLCYVTPKEHLGLPNKEDVKQGCVAYKIAAHSADLARGRKGVQDRDDALSRARFAFDWKEQFRLSLDPETAQRYHDETLPQDTFKSAHFCSMCGPKYCSMKITEEIREMAKGKQLVELPTK, encoded by the coding sequence ATGAAAGAAACGCAAATTTTGGCGGCGCGCGCGGGCGAGACCACTCCCGAGATGGAGTTCGTTGCGAAGCGTGAAGATTTGGCTGTCGATCTGGTACGCGACGAAGTGGCTGCCGGACGGATGGTGATCCCGGCCAACAAGGTGCACGTCGCCGGACGGCTGGAACCGATGGCGATCGGGATCGCATCGAAGTGCAAGATCAACGCCAACATCGGCAACAGCGCGGTCACCAGCAACGAAGGCGAAGAGCTGGAGAAGCTGCACTACGCGGTGCATCATGGCGCCGACACGGTGATGGATCTGTCGACTGGCAAGAACATCGATCAAATCCGCAAATCGATCATCGACGCCTCGCCAGTTCCGATCGGTACCGTGCCGATCTACCAGATGCTGGAAGAACTCGGTGGCAACATCGAAGACATGCGTGCCCAGCACTTCTTGGACATGGTCGAACATCAAGCCAAGCAGGGCGTCGATTACATGACGATCCACTGTGGCGTGTTGTTGGAGCATCTGCACCTGACAGTCAATCGCGTGACAGGCATCGTCAGCCGCGGCGGTTCGCTGATTGCCAAGTGGATGATGGTTCACAACAAACAAAATCCGCTGTACGAAGCGTTTGACGATCTGTGCGACATCATGCGTCAATACGATGTGACGTGGTCGTTGGGCGACGGCCTGCGTCCCGGATCGATCGCCGACGCGTCGGACGCGGCTCAATTCGCCGAACTGGAAGTCTTGGGCGAATTGACCAAGCGAGGCCAAGATCGCGGCACCCAAGTCATGGTCGAAGGCCCCGGCCACATCCCGATGCACGAGATCGAGATGAACATGAAGAAGCAAGCCGAACTGTGCAACGGCGCTCCGTTCTACGTGCTTGGCCCATTGGTCACCGACATCGCGCCGGGATACGACCACATCACCAGCGCGATCGGCGCGGCGCTGGCTGGCTGGCACGGCGCTGCGATGCTGTGCTACGTGACTCCCAAGGAGCACCTTGGCCTGCCAAACAAAGAAGACGTTAAGCAAGGCTGCGTGGCGTACAAGATCGCCGCTCACAGCGCCGACTTGGCTCGCGGCCGCAAGGGCGTGCAAGATCGCGACGATGCGTTGAGCCGAGCCCGGTTCGCGTTTGATTGGAAGGAACAGTTCCGTTTGTCGTTGGACCCCGAAACCGCGCAGCGTTACCACGACGAAACGCTGCCGCAGGATACGTTCAAGAGCGCTCACTTCTGCAGCATGTGCGGACCAAAGTACTGCTCGATGAAGATCACCGAAGAGATCCGCGAGATGGCCAAAGGAAAGCAGTTGGTCGAACTGCCAACCAAATAA